One window of the Carnobacterium maltaromaticum DSM 20342 genome contains the following:
- the dapD gene encoding 2,3,4,5-tetrahydropyridine-2,6-dicarboxylate N-acetyltransferase: MDANEIIKFIAESEKKTPVKVYIKGSLKEVTFPETIQNFTNCKSGVLFGDWKDVEPFLKENAAQIIDYVVENDRRNSAVPLVDTKPLNARIEPGAIIRDRVEIGNQAVIMMGALINIGAIVGDNTMIDMGAVLGGRATVGKNCHVGAGAVLAGVVEPASAQPVVIEDDVLIGANAVILEGIRVGKGAVVAAGSIVVNDVAPYTVVAGVPAKKIKDIDEKTKSKTGLIEELRKL; the protein is encoded by the coding sequence ATGGATGCAAATGAAATTATTAAATTTATTGCTGAAAGTGAAAAAAAGACACCTGTAAAGGTTTATATTAAAGGAAGTTTAAAGGAAGTTACTTTTCCTGAAACTATTCAAAATTTTACAAATTGTAAATCAGGTGTTTTATTCGGTGATTGGAAAGATGTTGAACCGTTTTTAAAAGAAAATGCTGCTCAAATTATAGATTATGTTGTTGAAAATGATCGTCGTAATTCAGCTGTACCATTGGTTGATACTAAACCGTTAAATGCTCGTATTGAGCCTGGTGCTATTATTCGTGATCGAGTAGAAATTGGCAACCAAGCTGTTATTATGATGGGTGCTCTTATTAATATCGGTGCGATTGTTGGTGATAATACGATGATTGATATGGGTGCTGTTTTAGGCGGTCGTGCAACTGTAGGGAAAAATTGTCATGTTGGAGCAGGGGCTGTCTTGGCAGGTGTTGTTGAACCAGCAAGTGCACAACCTGTTGTCATTGAAGATGATGTTTTAATTGGTGCAAATGCTGTTATATTAGAAGGAATTCGTGTTGGTAAGGGTGCCGTTGTTGCAGCAGGATCAATTGTTGTTAATGATGTTGCGCCGTATACTGTTGTAGCTGGAGTTCCCGCTAAAAAGATTAAAGATATCGATGAAAAAACTAAAAGTAAAACAGGCTTAATTGAAGAATTACGCAAACTTTAA
- a CDS encoding DUF2087 domain-containing protein produces MKDLGYNEENGIYQCEFCRFTTEKGQVYPIEDENKFFEAWRFMEHHIKTEHHSVLMALLAKGKEEHGLSQQQVELISLFYQGKKDSDIQKELGIASLSTLRNHRFNLRKKERQAQNFLRIMAFLKDDEQQKNPTKFTKEQDYFTHNGQLIRYPKGKKVEFVILEKISLHFQVGKKYSEKEINQVLSKIYPEDHALLRRRLIDMNFLQRDLAGTWYEKIEGEKHQMDYKKELKMQAKEVKNEGGIYQIKNTKNGKRLIASTPNLKSLNGLKFSLKNKSYINKQLQEEWTAFGEEVFEFKVLEVVTEKELEKKPMKKILEQKLETWLEKEQPYDETGYVTKKE; encoded by the coding sequence ATGAAAGATTTAGGTTATAACGAAGAGAATGGGATTTATCAGTGTGAATTTTGTCGATTTACAACGGAAAAAGGTCAAGTTTATCCGATTGAAGATGAAAATAAATTTTTTGAAGCATGGCGTTTTATGGAGCACCATATTAAAACAGAACATCATTCTGTTTTAATGGCACTTTTAGCAAAAGGCAAAGAAGAGCATGGTTTGTCTCAACAACAAGTTGAGCTCATTTCGTTGTTTTATCAAGGTAAGAAAGATAGCGATATCCAAAAGGAGCTTGGAATTGCCAGCCTTTCAACTTTACGTAATCATCGCTTCAATCTGCGAAAAAAAGAAAGACAAGCTCAAAATTTTCTTCGGATTATGGCATTTTTAAAAGATGATGAACAACAAAAAAATCCGACAAAATTTACAAAGGAACAAGATTATTTCACGCATAATGGTCAGCTTATTCGTTATCCAAAGGGGAAAAAAGTAGAATTCGTTATTTTAGAAAAAATAAGTCTACATTTTCAAGTTGGAAAAAAATATTCAGAAAAAGAAATCAATCAAGTTTTATCAAAAATTTATCCAGAAGATCACGCATTGCTTAGAAGACGTTTAATTGATATGAATTTTTTACAACGTGATTTGGCAGGAACTTGGTATGAAAAGATAGAAGGAGAAAAGCATCAGATGGATTATAAAAAAGAATTAAAAATGCAAGCCAAAGAGGTCAAAAATGAAGGTGGTATTTATCAAATAAAAAATACTAAGAACGGCAAACGTCTAATTGCTTCCACTCCCAATTTAAAAAGCTTAAACGGTTTGAAATTTTCACTTAAAAATAAAAGTTATATCAATAAGCAGTTACAAGAAGAATGGACAGCCTTTGGCGAAGAAGTTTTTGAATTTAAAGTTTTAGAAGTTGTAACTGAAAAAGAATTAGAAAAAAAACCGATGAAAAAAATATTGGAACAAAAGTTAGAAACATGGTTAGAAAAAGAGCAACCATATGATGAAACAGGATATGTAACTAAAAAAGAGTAG
- a CDS encoding N-acetyldiaminopimelate deacetylase encodes MLNENPFVKIRRELHLIPEIGLEEYKTHEYLMKKIMDLPQEHLEIKTWNTAIVVRVKGTEGAKTIGWRTDIDGLPVTEETGLSFQSIHEGKMHACGHDMHMAIALGLLTKFSHQPGKDNFVVLFQPAEENESGGKLVYDHGLLDEWMPDEIYALHVQPDLPVGTIGSRSGTLFAGTCTIRAKFKGKSGHAAYPHKSNDMIVAASQFVTQLQTIVSRSVNPVEGGVITIGTFNAGTAENIISGEANLSGTIRTLTTEMSQLMMERVRQIKVGIEQSYQCEIELILQQGGYLPVVNAEKETNEFIAFMKNNPAVDFILSPTAMIGEDFGYLLDKIPGTMFWLGVNSPFELHHAKMNPNEAAIPFAIEQVGAFLAAKLNQV; translated from the coding sequence ATGTTAAATGAAAATCCTTTTGTGAAAATTCGTCGGGAGTTGCACTTAATTCCTGAGATTGGTTTAGAGGAATATAAAACCCATGAGTATTTAATGAAAAAAATTATGGATTTGCCACAAGAGCATCTTGAAATAAAAACATGGAATACCGCAATTGTTGTTCGAGTTAAAGGAACGGAAGGCGCTAAAACGATTGGTTGGCGTACCGATATTGACGGTTTGCCGGTGACTGAGGAAACAGGCCTATCTTTTCAATCAATTCATGAAGGTAAAATGCACGCTTGTGGACATGATATGCATATGGCCATTGCACTAGGTCTATTAACTAAGTTTAGTCATCAGCCAGGTAAAGATAATTTTGTTGTGCTTTTTCAACCGGCTGAAGAAAATGAATCAGGTGGAAAATTAGTGTATGATCATGGATTATTAGATGAATGGATGCCAGATGAAATCTATGCGTTACATGTTCAGCCAGATTTACCAGTCGGTACAATTGGTTCGCGTTCTGGAACTTTATTTGCTGGTACTTGTACAATCAGAGCGAAATTTAAAGGGAAAAGTGGTCATGCCGCATATCCTCATAAATCAAATGATATGATTGTAGCTGCTAGTCAGTTTGTTACTCAATTACAAACGATTGTAAGTCGGAGTGTTAACCCTGTAGAAGGTGGCGTGATTACGATTGGTACGTTTAATGCCGGAACGGCTGAAAATATTATTAGTGGTGAAGCGAACTTGAGCGGTACTATCCGAACGTTAACGACTGAGATGAGTCAATTGATGATGGAACGCGTGAGGCAAATTAAAGTTGGCATTGAACAGTCTTATCAATGTGAAATTGAATTGATTTTACAACAAGGTGGCTATTTACCAGTTGTCAACGCAGAAAAAGAAACTAATGAATTTATAGCCTTTATGAAAAATAATCCAGCAGTTGATTTTATACTTTCTCCAACTGCAATGATTGGTGAAGATTTTGGTTATTTACTGGATAAGATACCTGGTACAATGTTTTGGTTAGGTGTTAATAGTCCTTTCGAATTGCATCATGCAAAAATGAATCCTAATGAAGCGGCAATTCCATTTGCAATTGAACAAGTCGGAGCCTTTTTAGCGGCAAAATTAAATCAAGTCTAA
- a CDS encoding DUF948 domain-containing protein: MSGGEIAAIIAAVAFAVLVIFIVVNLMKLSKIAGEIQQTVKEANNSISVITKDVDSLSIEVEGLLNKANALVDDVNGKLGKTDPLFQAIGDLGVTVSDLNHSSRNLVGHVTGATKKTAQVSVASKIGRTAMAMNRNRKAKKTAKQEF; the protein is encoded by the coding sequence ATGTCAGGTGGAGAGATTGCAGCAATTATTGCAGCAGTTGCGTTTGCAGTGTTGGTAATTTTTATAGTTGTTAATTTAATGAAACTATCAAAAATTGCTGGCGAAATACAGCAAACAGTCAAAGAAGCAAACAATAGTATTAGCGTAATCACAAAAGATGTGGATAGCTTGTCTATTGAAGTGGAAGGGTTACTAAACAAAGCCAACGCATTAGTTGATGATGTAAATGGAAAACTTGGAAAGACAGATCCTCTATTCCAAGCGATTGGTGATCTTGGTGTGACGGTTTCTGATTTAAATCATTCTAGCCGTAATTTAGTTGGACATGTTACAGGTGCAACTAAAAAAACAGCTCAAGTATCTGTGGCATCAAAAATTGGCCGCACAGCGATGGCTATGAATCGTAATCGTAAAGCAAAGAAAACGGCAAAACAGGAATTTTAA
- a CDS encoding endo-beta-N-acetylglucosaminidase — protein MSIKKSILRSLITVSALCSLAIILPLEESVTAVGTSQESPTEVASTSIPEIKEAPYASHFFPKELLKWSPETDANASHNRSNVPLAKRVQGSKTNQDQSTEAKVVSLAITNRNTSGTPSQGSSDKAVYNFSYWQYIDTMVAWAGSAGEGIIVPPSGDVIDSAHRNGVPVLGTVFFPPAAYGGKSEWVQQFVEKDENGRFIVADKLLELADYYGFDGWFINQETQTDPATAKSMKELLLYLQEHKKAEMDIMWYDSMLENGSISWQGALNDKNSAYFQTGDTRVSDTMFLDFNWKNTLSKISKSAEAAKDLNRSPYDLFAGIDVQAQGFNSRPKPSAIVENGKPIVSLGLYCPDWTLRDGANYDVTKYWQNEEKFWVNAAGDPRDTTLGANEWQGISRYFVEKSPVTSLPFVTNFNVGNGDNVYQNGELVKEGTFNNRSLQDIMPTYRWIVANEGNQLMPSVDYSTAYNGGSSIALTGSTTVGGTSTVKLYKSELALTGKESGTILYQGEAELELVLGFKDKPEEMVSLVGETTTVGDWKKVEVALDAYQNKTVDTISVKVKGTTANPSTKIALGQIAIAENKTSLVSPVKNVTISGQSIEEDLFANLRLNWESAAENTTNYRIYRVDQAGARHYEGTSGNQSYYVSGQKRPADNILRYQIVPVDNQQNEYSEQAGEIEFNFPELQAPLANFSASKSFIKVGEEITLTSHSALSAEKLEWLIEGGTPENAEGETVKTSFSKAGTYTVRLTASNQAGANEAIKENYITVYDETFTEPLVNLSLSAVDTDSSGYTNQNETPMQALDGDLLTKWCDNANDQPWMSVDLGREVSLTSFKLFHAEAGGENAEWNTRDYEILVSHDNKNWTQVVHQDKNTKGITEDSIPLTEARYVKLKLNKAEQTGKVARIYDFEILGYDKTGIEVGKNQAALSELRSLYYQTNVNEADYTADSFANLVAARLAVKDVLDKEAPNLDEIETTKQQLKGAFDSLVTVKDSARLTLENEINAAKKIEGTLYTEASFERFTSEIEKAELLLIQSDTTIDALVVQIKQLQEAKINLVLKTDQLEQTRNELLNLIVEAKKIQPEDYTAESYQELTKSIQTAEELANNEVASLSMLEIAKFQLTKTMNSLVTLEADKLAKTRQELEEFLQSIELLNTDNYTPESLAILFENIKIAKENLQKNELTVEMIQADKEKISQSLAELVPSESAILEKAIEELQANQKIAKALNEKEYTVATYQKVKEALESAEVILEQPNGKLQDIELSNVTLIQAMNNLKTVKEEAKEVALQKLIDYVQALEALNELNYTSDSFAKVTEQIKLAKQVIENPMVTLEELEETLGNLENSVNQLISLEEATLTEAREKLTKLLETAKAIVASDYTTDSYSVLTKAMEEATGLLFLRKPATLAEIEGAHLNLATAIDQLVTQESVDRNALKIQITELLTKAKEAISSGKYNELSSQKLVQVVNQVEGVVADPVATIENLVAAKTNLTNAINELVLKEEVPAEVPATKPEKETLIPKGTNPKEQVVSTGNQGKSEFPQTGEANQINRGAVGIVSLFVSFFILTSKIWKRVV, from the coding sequence TTGTCTATTAAAAAATCAATTTTACGTTCACTTATAACTGTAAGCGCTTTATGTTCTTTAGCTATTATACTACCTTTAGAAGAATCTGTGACAGCTGTTGGAACTTCACAAGAGAGCCCTACTGAGGTAGCAAGCACGAGTATTCCTGAAATAAAAGAAGCACCATATGCTTCACATTTTTTCCCAAAAGAGCTATTGAAGTGGTCACCGGAGACAGATGCTAATGCTAGTCACAATAGATCAAATGTACCTTTAGCAAAACGGGTGCAAGGATCGAAAACAAATCAAGATCAAAGTACGGAAGCAAAGGTAGTTTCATTGGCTATTACAAATCGAAACACCAGTGGAACACCCTCACAAGGAAGTTCAGATAAAGCCGTTTATAACTTTAGCTATTGGCAATATATTGACACGATGGTTGCTTGGGCGGGGTCCGCAGGTGAAGGCATTATCGTTCCACCAAGTGGGGATGTTATTGACTCTGCTCATCGCAATGGAGTTCCAGTTTTAGGAACGGTCTTTTTTCCACCGGCAGCTTATGGTGGAAAGTCAGAATGGGTGCAACAATTTGTTGAAAAAGATGAAAATGGTCGTTTTATTGTAGCAGACAAATTATTAGAATTAGCTGATTATTATGGTTTTGATGGTTGGTTTATTAATCAAGAAACTCAAACAGATCCAGCAACAGCAAAATCTATGAAAGAATTACTCCTTTATTTACAAGAGCATAAAAAAGCCGAAATGGATATCATGTGGTACGACTCGATGTTAGAAAACGGGTCTATTTCATGGCAAGGAGCATTAAATGATAAAAATTCAGCTTACTTTCAAACAGGCGATACACGCGTTTCAGATACAATGTTTTTAGATTTTAATTGGAAAAACACATTGAGCAAAATTTCTAAGTCAGCTGAAGCTGCCAAGGATTTGAATCGTTCGCCTTATGATTTGTTTGCGGGAATCGATGTTCAAGCACAAGGTTTTAATTCTAGACCTAAGCCGAGTGCGATTGTTGAAAATGGCAAACCTATCGTATCACTGGGATTATATTGCCCAGATTGGACACTGCGTGATGGTGCCAATTATGATGTAACAAAATATTGGCAAAACGAAGAAAAATTTTGGGTAAATGCAGCTGGAGATCCGCGAGATACAACTTTAGGTGCTAATGAATGGCAAGGTATTTCTCGTTATTTTGTTGAAAAATCCCCAGTTACAAGTTTACCTTTTGTTACGAATTTTAATGTCGGAAATGGAGATAATGTTTATCAAAATGGTGAATTAGTCAAAGAGGGAACATTTAATAATCGGAGTTTGCAAGATATTATGCCAACTTATCGCTGGATTGTTGCAAATGAAGGCAATCAATTAATGCCCTCAGTTGATTATAGTACAGCTTATAATGGCGGCTCATCAATTGCTTTAACAGGATCTACAACAGTAGGTGGCACTTCAACAGTTAAACTGTATAAGAGCGAATTGGCATTGACTGGGAAAGAAAGTGGAACGATTCTTTATCAAGGAGAAGCGGAATTAGAATTGGTTTTAGGTTTTAAAGATAAACCAGAGGAAATGGTGTCATTAGTTGGAGAAACAACAACCGTTGGAGACTGGAAAAAAGTTGAAGTTGCGCTGGATGCTTATCAAAATAAAACAGTGGATACGATTTCTGTAAAAGTAAAAGGAACGACAGCGAATCCATCTACCAAAATAGCGCTTGGACAAATCGCTATTGCTGAAAATAAAACTTCATTGGTTAGCCCAGTTAAAAATGTTACGATTTCAGGGCAAAGCATTGAAGAGGATCTTTTTGCTAATTTACGCTTAAACTGGGAATCAGCAGCTGAAAATACAACTAACTATAGAATCTACAGGGTGGATCAAGCTGGCGCAAGACATTATGAAGGCACGAGTGGCAATCAATCGTATTATGTTAGTGGTCAAAAACGTCCAGCTGATAATATCTTACGCTATCAAATTGTTCCAGTTGATAATCAACAAAATGAATATAGTGAACAAGCGGGTGAGATTGAATTTAATTTTCCTGAATTACAGGCACCGTTAGCTAATTTTTCTGCCAGTAAATCATTTATTAAAGTAGGCGAAGAAATTACGTTAACGAGTCACTCAGCTCTATCAGCGGAGAAATTAGAATGGTTAATTGAAGGTGGGACACCTGAAAATGCTGAGGGAGAAACAGTGAAAACTAGTTTTTCGAAGGCAGGAACTTATACGGTTCGTCTAACTGCAAGTAACCAAGCAGGAGCCAATGAAGCAATCAAAGAAAATTATATTACGGTTTACGATGAGACATTTACTGAACCATTGGTAAACTTATCTCTAAGTGCTGTAGATACCGACTCATCTGGTTATACAAATCAAAATGAAACGCCTATGCAAGCCTTAGATGGTGACTTATTAACGAAGTGGTGTGATAATGCGAATGATCAGCCATGGATGAGCGTCGATTTAGGACGAGAAGTTTCGCTAACCAGTTTTAAACTTTTTCATGCAGAAGCCGGCGGTGAAAATGCAGAATGGAATACAAGAGATTACGAAATATTGGTAAGCCATGATAATAAAAATTGGACTCAAGTCGTTCATCAAGACAAAAATACTAAAGGCATAACCGAAGATTCAATTCCCTTAACAGAAGCGCGTTATGTGAAATTGAAATTAAATAAAGCGGAGCAAACTGGTAAAGTGGCTCGAATCTATGATTTTGAAATTTTAGGATATGATAAAACAGGTATCGAAGTTGGCAAAAATCAAGCAGCTTTGAGCGAATTACGCTCGCTTTACTATCAAACCAATGTTAATGAGGCAGACTATACGGCAGATAGCTTTGCTAATTTAGTAGCGGCGCGTCTAGCAGTTAAAGATGTGTTAGATAAGGAAGCTCCTAACTTAGATGAGATTGAAACAACTAAACAACAACTAAAAGGAGCTTTTGATTCCTTAGTAACAGTCAAAGACTCCGCTCGCTTAACTTTAGAAAATGAAATCAATGCAGCGAAAAAAATAGAGGGAACTCTTTATACTGAAGCTAGCTTTGAACGATTTACGAGTGAAATTGAAAAAGCAGAGCTATTGCTTATACAATCTGATACTACAATCGACGCATTAGTTGTACAAATTAAGCAACTACAAGAAGCAAAAATCAACTTAGTTTTAAAGACAGATCAGCTTGAACAAACTCGAAATGAATTGTTAAATTTGATTGTCGAAGCTAAGAAAATTCAACCAGAAGACTACACGGCTGAAAGTTATCAAGAGTTAACTAAAAGTATCCAAACAGCAGAAGAGTTAGCTAATAATGAAGTAGCTTCATTATCAATGCTGGAAATAGCTAAGTTTCAGCTAACCAAAACAATGAATAGTTTAGTTACTCTTGAAGCAGATAAACTAGCGAAAACCCGCCAAGAATTAGAAGAATTTTTACAATCTATCGAGCTGTTAAATACCGATAATTATACTCCAGAAAGTTTGGCTATCTTGTTTGAAAACATAAAAATAGCCAAAGAGAATTTGCAAAAAAATGAGTTAACTGTAGAGATGATTCAAGCAGATAAGGAAAAAATATCCCAATCATTAGCTGAGTTAGTTCCAAGTGAATCAGCAATCCTTGAAAAAGCCATCGAGGAGTTGCAAGCCAATCAAAAAATTGCTAAAGCATTAAATGAAAAAGAATATACAGTTGCAACTTATCAAAAAGTAAAGGAAGCCCTTGAATCAGCAGAGGTTATTTTAGAGCAACCAAATGGTAAATTGCAAGATATTGAATTAAGTAATGTGACATTAATTCAGGCAATGAACAACTTGAAAACAGTTAAAGAAGAAGCGAAAGAAGTTGCACTGCAAAAGTTAATTGATTATGTACAGGCATTAGAAGCCTTAAATGAGTTGAATTACACGTCAGATTCTTTTGCGAAAGTTACTGAGCAAATTAAGTTAGCTAAACAAGTAATAGAAAATCCAATGGTTACTTTAGAAGAATTAGAAGAAACGTTAGGAAATTTGGAAAACAGTGTTAATCAACTTATTTCACTTGAAGAAGCAACACTAACCGAAGCACGTGAAAAACTAACAAAGTTGTTGGAAACAGCGAAAGCGATAGTTGCTAGCGACTATACTACGGACAGCTATAGTGTTTTAACGAAAGCGATGGAAGAGGCTACTGGATTATTATTTTTACGTAAGCCAGCAACTTTAGCTGAAATAGAAGGAGCACATTTAAATCTAGCAACAGCAATTGATCAATTAGTGACACAAGAATCAGTAGATAGAAACGCTTTAAAAATTCAAATTACTGAGCTACTAACAAAAGCTAAAGAGGCCATTTCCAGTGGAAAATATAATGAATTATCTAGTCAAAAATTAGTACAAGTAGTAAATCAAGTCGAAGGAGTGGTAGCTGATCCAGTTGCTACAATCGAAAATTTGGTGGCTGCAAAAACCAATCTAACCAATGCTATCAATGAATTGGTGTTAAAAGAAGAAGTTCCAGCCGAAGTTCCAGCTACTAAACCAGAAAAAGAAACATTAATTCCAAAGGGAACAAATCCAAAAGAACAAGTAGTATCTACGGGAAATCAAGGAAAGTCTGAATTTCCTCAAACAGGTGAAGCGAATCAAATTAATCGTGGAGCAGTGGGAATTGTTAGTTTGTTCGTTAGCTTTTTCATATTAACGAGTAAAATTTGGAAAAGAGTCGTTTAA
- the cbpB gene encoding cyclic-di-AMP-binding protein CbpB yields MIGKEIGEMLLENKEGFLIPAEMVAHVQVNNHLDHALLVLTKIRYSVIPVLDNEYKIKGLISMPMVIDAIMGLEEIDFDKLSDICVHEVMQTEFPIVRNPYDLEDVLHLLVDNAFLCVASEDGSFTGIVTRREILKATNRIAHEFENEFEVVRKAEKKASNKSAIR; encoded by the coding sequence ATGATAGGTAAAGAAATTGGCGAGATGCTACTTGAGAATAAAGAGGGATTTTTAATTCCCGCAGAAATGGTTGCTCATGTACAAGTGAATAATCATTTAGATCATGCGCTATTAGTTTTAACCAAAATTAGATATTCCGTCATACCAGTGCTTGATAATGAATACAAAATTAAAGGCTTAATTTCAATGCCGATGGTTATTGATGCAATCATGGGGCTTGAAGAAATAGATTTTGATAAACTAAGTGATATTTGTGTTCATGAAGTTATGCAAACCGAATTTCCAATTGTTCGTAATCCCTATGATTTAGAGGATGTTTTACATTTGCTTGTGGATAATGCTTTTTTATGTGTTGCGAGTGAAGATGGCAGTTTTACAGGAATTGTGACACGTCGTGAAATTTTAAAAGCTACTAATCGTATTGCTCATGAATTTGAAAATGAATTCGAAGTTGTAAGGAAAGCTGAAAAAAAGGCTTCAAATAAATCTGCAATTCGTTAA
- a CDS encoding YtxH domain-containing protein: MENEHMSKNGGFLLGAFIGGTAAAITALLFAPKSGQELREDLANKTEEFKGAAKDYTDLAVDKGTEIKNAAVDATSDIKINLKETANQFASQLKQTSKEVGSDLDDIRAELKDASADVADSAADVVDVATDKGEEIKDTVTETAKDATKEAKSVAKDAKEKATDVKDEAKKQVEEVKSEVKK, from the coding sequence ATGGAGAATGAACATATGAGTAAAAATGGTGGATTTTTATTAGGTGCATTTATTGGAGGAACAGCAGCAGCAATTACGGCTTTATTATTTGCTCCAAAATCAGGTCAAGAATTACGTGAAGATTTAGCAAATAAAACAGAAGAATTCAAAGGTGCAGCTAAAGATTATACAGATTTAGCAGTCGATAAAGGTACAGAAATTAAAAATGCTGCAGTTGATGCAACATCAGATATTAAAATTAACTTAAAAGAAACGGCTAATCAATTTGCTAGCCAATTAAAACAAACTTCTAAAGAAGTGGGTAGTGATTTAGATGATATCCGTGCTGAATTAAAAGACGCTTCAGCTGATGTAGCTGATAGTGCAGCAGATGTTGTGGATGTTGCAACAGATAAAGGTGAAGAAATTAAAGATACCGTGACTGAAACAGCTAAAGATGCGACTAAAGAAGCGAAGTCAGTTGCTAAAGATGCAAAAGAAAAAGCAACAGATGTAAAAGATGAAGCAAAAAAACAAGTTGAAGAAGTTAAATCTGAAGTGAAAAAATAA
- a CDS encoding mechanosensitive ion channel family protein, which produces MDSSSTVDSSVTSEVAQKVEKSTNFLLNYWDNIKWGDIIAIFITKGIQLLILAILFLILNKIGRVFIEKSFNNYKLKKQVSESRMDTLSSLSLNVFYYIMFFFFLYGLLSILGVPVATLLAGAGVVGIAVGLGAQGFISDIVTGFFIILEKQLDVGDYVRLDPIEGTVIAVGLRTTQIKSVNGTLNFIPNRNITIVSNLSRGNMRALIDIRMVPNADINLVTEVIEKVNNELVPEHSEIVQGPTLLGLTDLGNGQLAFRVVIFTLNGDQYHVQNEFLKHYVQALTEAGVEIPASPLNILK; this is translated from the coding sequence ATGGATAGTAGTAGCACCGTCGATAGTTCTGTCACAAGTGAAGTCGCTCAAAAAGTAGAGAAAAGTACGAATTTTTTGCTTAATTATTGGGATAATATTAAATGGGGCGATATTATTGCCATTTTTATTACTAAAGGAATTCAGTTGCTTATTTTAGCAATTTTGTTTTTAATTTTAAATAAAATTGGCCGAGTTTTCATTGAAAAAAGTTTTAATAATTATAAACTAAAAAAACAAGTATCTGAAAGTAGAATGGATACTCTCTCTAGTTTATCTTTAAATGTTTTTTATTATATAATGTTTTTCTTCTTTCTCTATGGTTTATTATCCATTTTAGGAGTTCCAGTGGCAACGCTATTGGCCGGAGCTGGGGTTGTCGGAATCGCAGTTGGTTTAGGAGCCCAAGGTTTTATCAGTGATATAGTAACAGGTTTCTTTATTATTTTAGAAAAGCAGTTAGATGTTGGGGATTATGTACGATTAGACCCGATTGAAGGTACTGTTATTGCTGTTGGTTTACGCACAACACAAATAAAAAGTGTCAATGGTACGCTTAATTTTATTCCAAATCGTAATATTACCATTGTTAGTAATCTTTCAAGAGGAAATATGCGCGCATTAATTGATATTAGAATGGTTCCTAATGCAGATATTAATTTAGTGACTGAAGTCATTGAAAAAGTAAATAATGAGCTAGTTCCAGAACATTCAGAAATTGTTCAAGGACCTACTTTGTTAGGTTTAACTGATTTAGGAAATGGGCAATTAGCTTTTCGGGTGGTCATTTTCACCTTAAATGGAGATCAATACCATGTTCAAAATGAATTTCTGAAACATTATGTACAAGCTTTAACTGAAGCTGGTGTTGAAATTCCAGCTTCTCCTCTTAATATTTTAAAATAG